A stretch of Natronococcus sp. CG52 DNA encodes these proteins:
- a CDS encoding diaminobutyrate--2-oxoglutarate transaminase, producing MSYLEHGNEKILTQQAERESSARTYPRHLPFAIREASGVTVTDMDGNEYYDCLAGAGTLALGHNHPRVVEAMERVLEAERPLHTLDISTPAKERFVDSLFESLPDEFSRSAKVQFCSPAGTDAVEAALKLVKTATGNRSVLGFQGAYHGMTNGALSLMGDTDAKEPISGLASDVHHLPYPSDYRCPFGIGGDEGRRTASRYVEGLLEDPESGITEPAGMILEPVQGEGGVVPAPDAWLREIRRVTRERDIPLIVDEIQTGLGRTGELYGFERAGITPDVVTLSKAVGGGLPLAVVVYDESLDVWEPGAHAGTFRGNQLAMAAGEATIDYVLEHDLADHAADVGAHLRDRLESTAERFDAIGDVRGRGLMLGVEFVDEGADWRGPGPHAPDGDLAEDVRAACFDRGLIVELGGRGSATARFLPPLVVSRKQVDEIAPIFEEAVAAAVRERGRPREVSA from the coding sequence GTGAGCTACCTCGAGCACGGTAACGAGAAGATCCTCACCCAACAGGCCGAGCGCGAATCCAGCGCGCGGACGTATCCGCGCCACCTGCCGTTCGCCATCCGCGAGGCCAGCGGCGTGACCGTGACGGACATGGACGGAAACGAGTACTACGACTGCCTCGCGGGTGCGGGGACGCTCGCGCTCGGGCACAACCACCCTCGAGTCGTCGAAGCGATGGAGCGCGTCCTCGAGGCGGAGCGTCCGCTCCACACGCTCGACATCTCCACGCCCGCGAAGGAACGCTTCGTCGACTCGCTCTTCGAGAGCCTCCCCGACGAGTTCTCTCGGTCCGCGAAGGTGCAGTTCTGCAGCCCCGCCGGCACGGACGCCGTCGAGGCGGCCCTGAAGCTCGTCAAGACGGCGACGGGAAACCGGAGCGTCCTGGGATTTCAGGGAGCCTACCACGGGATGACCAACGGCGCGCTCAGCCTGATGGGTGACACCGACGCCAAAGAACCCATTTCGGGGCTCGCGAGCGACGTCCACCACCTCCCCTATCCGTCCGACTACCGCTGCCCCTTCGGCATCGGCGGCGACGAGGGACGCCGCACGGCCAGCCGGTACGTCGAGGGGCTCCTCGAGGATCCCGAGAGCGGGATCACGGAGCCCGCCGGGATGATCCTCGAGCCCGTCCAGGGCGAGGGGGGCGTCGTCCCCGCTCCCGACGCGTGGCTCCGGGAGATTCGACGCGTGACCCGCGAACGCGATATCCCGCTGATCGTCGACGAGATCCAGACGGGCCTCGGGCGCACGGGCGAGCTGTACGGGTTCGAGCGCGCGGGTATCACGCCCGACGTCGTCACGCTCTCGAAGGCCGTCGGCGGCGGACTGCCGCTCGCGGTCGTCGTCTACGACGAGTCCCTCGACGTCTGGGAACCGGGCGCTCACGCCGGCACCTTCCGCGGGAACCAGCTCGCGATGGCCGCCGGCGAGGCGACGATCGACTACGTCCTCGAGCACGACCTCGCGGACCACGCCGCGGACGTCGGCGCTCACCTGCGCGACCGCCTCGAGTCGACCGCCGAGCGGTTCGACGCGATCGGTGACGTCCGGGGTCGGGGCCTGATGCTCGGCGTCGAATTCGTCGACGAGGGCGCCGACTGGCGAGGGCCGGGCCCGCACGCCCCGGACGGCGACCTCGCCGAGGACGTTCGGGCAGCGTGTTTCGACCGCGGCCTGATCGTCGAACTCGGCGGACGGGGGAGCGCCACCGCGCGGTTCCTCCCGCCGCTGGTCGTCTCGAGGAAGCAGGTGGACGAGATCGCGCCGATCTTCGAGGAGGCCGTCGCGGCCGCCGTGCGAGAGCGGGGACGACCCCGGGAGGTGAGCGCATGA
- a CDS encoding FecCD family ABC transporter permease has translation MGEAKSVGGHAPAREREGWVTGTLVLFCLASTVVTVVAGLIQVSFGEYSMTFVEAWKAVFNPAVIFNLEAWSAFLFGTEVPDMSTGSVVVWSLRLPRVFVGIIAGATLAVSGAVFQAVTRNELASPFVLGVSSGAGFAVLATLVVFSGLSPFLPLIAALGGTLAFVIVYTIAWKGGTSPVRLVLAGVIVNMVFQSLQQGLFFFADDLGVVQSAIAWITGSLTGTGWGEVRIAILPAILSITIAVAGARQLNVLMLGENTARSLGMRVERVRFFLSALAILAASVAIAIAGIVSFFGLVVPHIVRNTVGSDYRQLMIGCVFAGPALMVTADVAARLALGGTQMPVGVVTGLIGGPYFLYLMRKQQSMGEL, from the coding sequence ATGGGAGAAGCGAAGTCGGTCGGCGGACACGCACCCGCCCGGGAGCGAGAGGGGTGGGTGACGGGAACGCTCGTCCTCTTTTGTTTGGCGAGTACGGTCGTTACCGTCGTCGCCGGACTGATACAGGTGAGTTTCGGGGAGTACTCGATGACGTTCGTCGAGGCCTGGAAGGCGGTGTTCAACCCCGCAGTGATCTTCAATCTCGAGGCCTGGTCGGCGTTCCTGTTCGGAACGGAGGTGCCGGACATGAGTACCGGAAGCGTCGTCGTCTGGAGCCTCCGACTGCCGCGGGTGTTCGTCGGAATCATCGCCGGTGCGACGCTCGCGGTCTCCGGGGCGGTCTTTCAGGCCGTAACGCGCAACGAACTGGCGAGCCCCTTCGTACTGGGCGTCAGTTCGGGTGCCGGGTTCGCCGTTCTGGCGACGCTCGTCGTCTTCAGCGGCCTCTCGCCGTTCCTGCCACTGATCGCCGCGCTGGGCGGAACGCTCGCGTTCGTGATCGTCTACACGATCGCCTGGAAGGGCGGGACGAGCCCCGTGCGGCTCGTGCTCGCCGGCGTCATCGTCAACATGGTCTTTCAGTCGCTCCAGCAGGGGCTGTTCTTCTTCGCGGACGATCTGGGCGTCGTCCAGAGCGCGATCGCCTGGATCACGGGGTCGCTGACCGGCACCGGCTGGGGGGAGGTCCGGATCGCGATCCTGCCGGCGATCCTCTCGATCACGATCGCGGTCGCCGGCGCACGGCAACTGAACGTGCTGATGCTCGGCGAGAACACCGCCCGATCGCTCGGCATGCGCGTCGAGCGGGTTCGATTTTTCCTCTCGGCCCTCGCGATCCTGGCCGCGAGCGTCGCCATCGCGATCGCGGGTATCGTCAGCTTCTTCGGCCTCGTCGTCCCCCACATCGTGCGGAACACGGTGGGAAGCGACTACCGACAGCTGATGATCGGCTGCGTCTTCGCCGGTCCCGCGCTGATGGTCACCGCCGACGTCGCCGCGCGACTCGCACTGGGGGGCACCCAGATGCCCGTCGGCGTCGTCACCGGCCTGATCGGCGGCCCGTACTTCCTCTATCTGATGCGCAAGCAGCAATCGATGGGTGAGCTATAA